A genomic region of Natronoarchaeum mannanilyticum contains the following coding sequences:
- a CDS encoding RimK family alpha-L-glutamate ligase has product MADAEGITVGVLSLHNSKETKAILNAAEALGYDTEWLRAENTSVSIEGGDLTIEPDVDVVANRLLLSNTAQPAEELGLANVFARSRPMLNAPQATLTAMHKFAAATALAEADVPVPDALLALGSDTLNRRRDEFGEEAVYKTAIGTHGGGTWKVGPDESVNAMVGNRYAFLQDLVEREGEHHRDLRVYVVGDEILGAMHRYAPEGDWRTNVSLGGDVRDASDQLTDDVRQMAIGATEAMGLDYAGVDIIEGDDGWYVLEVNPTAGFKGFFQATGRSPAPYIAGLAADRIGADVDRERVEELSHTLDDSVPAARPQPSPDVPGDAATIGYTEEVMVSGTSDSKTVVAKSDTGATRTSIDTSLAADVGAGPIKSKMRVRSGSSKQSKVRPIVDIVIGVGGHRHTVAANVEDRSHMDYPLLLGRDILEHYHVDVGRRADADADETELEEE; this is encoded by the coding sequence ATGGCCGACGCCGAGGGGATCACGGTCGGGGTACTGAGCCTGCACAACAGCAAGGAGACGAAGGCGATTCTCAACGCGGCCGAAGCGTTGGGCTACGACACCGAGTGGTTGCGCGCGGAAAACACGTCAGTGAGCATCGAAGGGGGCGATCTAACGATCGAGCCGGACGTCGACGTCGTCGCGAATCGACTGTTGCTCTCGAACACCGCCCAGCCCGCCGAGGAGCTCGGGCTCGCGAACGTGTTCGCGCGCTCGAGGCCGATGCTGAACGCGCCCCAGGCGACGCTGACCGCGATGCACAAGTTCGCCGCCGCGACGGCGCTGGCCGAAGCGGACGTGCCGGTCCCCGACGCGCTGCTGGCGCTGGGCAGCGACACGTTGAACCGACGCCGGGACGAGTTCGGTGAGGAAGCGGTCTACAAGACCGCGATCGGCACCCACGGCGGCGGGACGTGGAAGGTCGGCCCCGACGAGTCGGTCAACGCGATGGTCGGCAACAGATACGCGTTCCTCCAGGATCTCGTCGAGCGGGAGGGCGAGCACCACCGCGACCTGCGGGTGTACGTCGTCGGCGACGAGATCCTCGGCGCGATGCACCGCTACGCCCCGGAGGGAGACTGGCGGACGAACGTCTCGCTGGGCGGCGACGTGCGCGACGCCTCCGATCAGCTCACCGACGACGTTCGCCAGATGGCTATCGGGGCGACAGAGGCGATGGGGCTGGACTACGCCGGCGTCGACATCATCGAGGGCGACGACGGTTGGTACGTCCTGGAGGTCAACCCCACCGCCGGGTTCAAGGGGTTCTTTCAGGCGACGGGACGCTCCCCCGCACCGTACATCGCCGGGCTCGCGGCCGACCGAATCGGCGCCGACGTCGACCGCGAGCGCGTCGAGGAACTCTCCCACACGCTCGACGACTCTGTTCCCGCGGCCCGTCCCCAGCCCTCGCCCGACGTTCCCGGCGACGCGGCGACGATCGGCTACACCGAGGAGGTGATGGTCAGCGGGACCAGCGACTCCAAGACCGTGGTCGCCAAGTCCGACACCGGCGCGACGCGGACCAGCATCGACACCAGCCTCGCGGCCGACGTCGGCGCCGGGCCGATCAAGAGCAAGATGCGCGTCCGGTCGGGCAGCTCGAAGCAGAGCAAGGTCCGCCCGATCGTCGACATCGTCATCGGCGTCGGCGGACACCGTCACACTGTCGCGGCGAACGTCGAGGACCGGAGCCACATGGACTACCCGCTGTTGCTCGGCCGGGACATCCTCGAGCACTACCACGTCGACGTCGGTCGGCGCGCCGACGCCGATGCCGACGAGACGGAACTCGAAGAGGAGTAG
- a CDS encoding succinylglutamate desuccinylase/aspartoacylase family protein, translating to MSEQEEPAPSDGGEDEPPSNEAFVYDDGVVEPGERVNVRFPISETYLGDPVRLPVTIINGPHPGPTAFLTAATHGDELNGIEVVREVAHDWDHDVLHGTLVCLPVLNVPAFLAQQRYLPIYDRDLNRSFPGSETSTSAKRMAHRIFSNFIEPCDFGLDFHTSTRGRTNMLHARANMDDEEAARLAQAFSSNVILAGEGPSGTLRREATDAGVPTITVEMGEAHRFQRGLIDRALDGVVSVLAEYELFKESTVHWPGWRTIITDEQEKTWLRADVGGIVDMHHDRGALVHEGDTICTITNPFKTDSEVVEAPFTGLLVGVLENPVVYPGNPLCHLVELDPDTLRAVERDQYERDDDTYRL from the coding sequence ATGAGCGAACAGGAGGAACCGGCGCCGTCGGATGGCGGCGAGGACGAGCCCCCGTCGAACGAGGCGTTCGTCTACGACGACGGCGTCGTCGAACCCGGCGAACGCGTCAACGTCCGGTTCCCGATCAGCGAGACGTATCTCGGCGACCCGGTGCGGCTGCCCGTCACGATCATCAACGGGCCCCATCCCGGACCGACCGCGTTTCTCACGGCGGCGACCCACGGCGACGAGCTCAACGGGATCGAGGTCGTCCGCGAGGTCGCCCACGACTGGGACCACGACGTGCTCCACGGGACGCTCGTCTGCCTGCCCGTGCTGAACGTCCCCGCCTTCCTCGCCCAGCAGCGCTACCTGCCGATCTACGACCGCGACCTCAACCGCTCGTTTCCGGGCAGCGAGACCTCGACGAGCGCCAAGCGGATGGCCCACCGCATCTTCTCGAACTTCATCGAACCGTGCGACTTCGGACTCGACTTTCACACTTCCACGCGCGGGCGCACGAACATGCTCCACGCTCGGGCGAACATGGACGACGAGGAGGCAGCTCGCCTCGCCCAGGCGTTCAGCTCGAACGTCATCCTCGCCGGCGAAGGCCCGAGCGGCACGCTCCGGCGGGAGGCGACCGACGCGGGCGTCCCCACGATCACCGTCGAGATGGGCGAGGCCCACCGCTTCCAGCGCGGACTGATCGACCGCGCGCTCGACGGCGTCGTGAGCGTCCTCGCGGAGTACGAACTGTTCAAAGAGAGTACCGTCCACTGGCCGGGGTGGCGCACGATCATCACCGACGAACAGGAGAAGACCTGGCTCCGCGCGGACGTCGGCGGCATCGTCGACATGCACCACGACCGCGGCGCGCTCGTCCACGAGGGAGACACGATCTGCACGATCACGAACCCGTTCAAGACCGATTCGGAGGTCGTCGAGGCGCCCTTCACCGGCCTTCTCGTCGGCGTCCTCGAGAATCCGGTGGTCTACCCCGGTAACCCGCTCTGTCACCTGGTCGAACTCGATCCCGACACGCTCCGCGCGGTCGAACGCGACCAGTACGAGCGCGACGACGACACCTATCGGCTCTGA